The Nostoc sp. 'Peltigera membranacea cyanobiont' N6 genome contains the following window.
TGGATGCAAGAACAGCTTGTTGCCAGCAAAGAAACATTAAATCAAGCCGTTGCTGTTAACCCAGCGAATTTATCCCCAAATGATTTTCTTGCTCCTTACACCAAGGACATGGGAATTAAACCAGAAATCCTCCATCAAGTTCACCATTAGCTAATTATGTTATTTAGTCAAAATCCAATGACTAATGACCAATGACTAATGACCAATGACTAACAACTATGACACAAGCTCAGTTGCAAGAAACTGCCAATATCCCTGCCCTTCTTGAGGAACCAGGGGTCAGAAAATGGCAAGACTTCTTTGGCTTTCAAACCGACCATAAGGTGATTGGGATTCAATACCTAGTCACTTCGTTTATTTTTTACTGCATTGGCGGCGTAATGGCTGACTTGGTTCGCACCGAACTGCGAACCCCAGAGGTAGATTTTGTCACCCCGGAAGTCTACAACAGTCTATTTACGCTGCACGCCACAATCATGATTTTCTTGTGGATTGTGCCAGCCGGAGCAGGATTTGCTAACTATCTAATTCCCTTGATGATTGGGGCAAAAGATATGGCATTTCCTCGGCTGAATGCTGTTGCCTTTTGGATGATTCCCCCTGCGGGTGTCTTGCTTATCGCCAGTTTAGTGGTAGGCGATGCACCAGATGCAGGTTGGACTTCCTACCCTCCCCTGAGTTTGGTAACAGGACAAGTGGGTGAGGGCATTTGGATTATGAGTGTCCTGCTGCTAGGTACGTCCTCAATTTTGGGGTCGATAAATTTTCTAGTAACATTGATCAAGATGCGTATCCCCAGCATGGACATCCACAAAATGCCCTTGTTCTGTTGGGCGATGTTCGCTACTTCGTCACTGGTTTTAGTATCAACCCCAGTCTTAGCAGCAGGTCTGATTCTGCTTTCCTTTGACTTAATTGCCGGGACAACATTTTTTAACCCAACTGGCGGTGGCGACCCTGTAGTTTACCAGCACATGTTCTGGTTTTACTCCCATCCAGCCGTTTACATCATGATTTTGCCCTTCTTTGGGGCAATTTCAGAAATTATCCCCATTCATTCCCGCAAGCCGATTTTTGGCTATAAAGCGATCGCTTATTCATCTCTAGCCATCAGCTTTTTGGGGCTAATTGTTTGGGCGCACCACATGTTTACCAGTGGTATCCCCGGCTGGTTGCGGATGTTCTTTATGATCACCACCATGATCATCGCCGTACCCACAGGGATTAAAATATTTAGCTGGTTAGCAACCATGTGGGGTGGAAAAATCCGGCTTAACAGCGCCATGTTGTTCGCCATCGGCTTTGTCGGCACCTTTGTAATCGGCGGCATCAGTGGCGTAATGTTGGCAGCAGTGCCCTTTGATATTCACGTTCACGACACCTATTTTGTAGTAGCCCACTTGCACTACGTCCTATTTGGTGGTAGCGTTCTAGGAATTTTTGCCGCCATTTACCACTGGTTCCCGAAAATGACGGGACGGATGGTAAACGAATTTTGGGGTAAGGTTCACTTTGCCTTGACAATTGTTGGTTTAAACATGACCTTCTTACCCATGCACAAACTGGGTTTAATGGGCATGAATCGCCGGATCGCTCAATATGACCCCAAGTTCACCACATTGAACGAAATCTGCACCTATG
Protein-coding sequences here:
- the ctaD gene encoding cytochrome c oxidase subunit I, encoding MTQAQLQETANIPALLEEPGVRKWQDFFGFQTDHKVIGIQYLVTSFIFYCIGGVMADLVRTELRTPEVDFVTPEVYNSLFTLHATIMIFLWIVPAGAGFANYLIPLMIGAKDMAFPRLNAVAFWMIPPAGVLLIASLVVGDAPDAGWTSYPPLSLVTGQVGEGIWIMSVLLLGTSSILGSINFLVTLIKMRIPSMDIHKMPLFCWAMFATSSLVLVSTPVLAAGLILLSFDLIAGTTFFNPTGGGDPVVYQHMFWFYSHPAVYIMILPFFGAISEIIPIHSRKPIFGYKAIAYSSLAISFLGLIVWAHHMFTSGIPGWLRMFFMITTMIIAVPTGIKIFSWLATMWGGKIRLNSAMLFAIGFVGTFVIGGISGVMLAAVPFDIHVHDTYFVVAHLHYVLFGGSVLGIFAAIYHWFPKMTGRMVNEFWGKVHFALTIVGLNMTFLPMHKLGLMGMNRRIAQYDPKFTTLNEICTYGSYILAISTFPFIINAIWSWLYGEKAGNNPWRALTLEWMTTSPPAIENFDRTPVLATGPYDYGLERANEGVPLSDPNPILSGGPNSVLRAEPDPAVAANPEDRK